One region of Bacterioplanoides sp. SCSIO 12839 genomic DNA includes:
- the glnE gene encoding bifunctional [glutamate--ammonia ligase]-adenylyl-L-tyrosine phosphorylase/[glutamate--ammonia-ligase] adenylyltransferase, producing the protein MLPHALTELWQNQQTQLTDIGERFGLDWPALWDGLSEAQQRHTQKVLTLSSFVVDSLPKDATFFANAISNDDICQPLSRAQISAWLDELATEANGEDTPNSKKEELWHTALRKLRRRAMVHIIWRDQLRLASTMETTRALSDLADECVSRSIAFIGELLQQRHGAPMGKASKQEQPLLVLGMGKLGAYELNLSSDIDLIFTYPEGGDTQGPKVITNQEYFIKLGQKLILALDKTTIDGFVFRTDMRLRPYGQSGPLVMNFASMEEYYQDQGRDWERYAMVKARVMTGENNDHAQELLKILRPFTYRAYIDFSAFESLRSMKAMINAEVRRRGLEMNVKLGPGGIREVEFIVQAFQLIRGGQDEQLQTRELLKILDILSGDGYLPASACDELKQAYLFLRDSEHAIQALNDEQTQQLPEDDINQLRVACSLGFDHWDDYVVALNQHRDKVKFHFAQIVAAEEDDEAAQQEEHSWLDLWHDELHGTAEEEFLQQHPCVNSDAVRQRLTKFRDSKAVAMMQQIGRERLDALMPLLLKELWSHKNPVDTLERVIPLLEAVLRRTAYLVLLKENPQALCQLIKLCGASVWVAEYITKTPLLLDELLNPASLYRLPEKKELAEELDLRLLRIDEDDLEQQMEQLRQFVRAHKLRAAACEVMDALPLMKVSDYLTYLAEVVLNKVMWLSWQQMVAKYGYPTNADKEAVTEPEFAVIGYGKVGGLELSYSSDLDLVFLHNSTPNRYTNGDRSQDNGVFYTRMGQRMIHIMTTQTRSGDLYEVDMRLRPSGNSGMIVASMKAFDEYQQNHAWTWEHQALVRARALCGHDNTIGEYQSIREKILTQPREDDTLKKDVREMRQKMRDHLGVEKKGEEKDGKNTEKYHLKQDKGGIVDIEFIVQYGVLANCKAHTSLLTYTDNMRILDGFSESGLMDKQDAEKLQQIYLNYRAESHRRALQKEKLVLDLVAQQQLNIAEQKAEVIRLWDQWLA; encoded by the coding sequence ATGCTGCCCCACGCTCTTACCGAACTCTGGCAAAACCAACAAACCCAGCTGACTGATATTGGTGAGCGTTTTGGCCTGGATTGGCCAGCTCTGTGGGATGGGCTCTCCGAAGCGCAACAGCGTCACACTCAAAAGGTACTGACTCTCAGCTCCTTTGTGGTGGATTCACTCCCAAAAGACGCGACCTTTTTCGCCAACGCCATCAGTAATGATGATATTTGCCAACCATTGTCGCGTGCACAAATCAGCGCCTGGTTAGACGAGCTGGCTACCGAAGCTAACGGCGAGGACACGCCCAACTCCAAAAAAGAAGAGTTATGGCATACCGCTCTGCGCAAACTGCGTCGCCGTGCCATGGTACATATCATTTGGCGTGACCAGCTGCGCCTGGCTTCCACAATGGAAACTACCCGGGCGTTGTCCGACCTGGCCGATGAGTGTGTGAGTCGTTCCATTGCTTTTATTGGCGAGTTATTGCAACAGCGCCATGGAGCTCCAATGGGTAAGGCCAGCAAACAGGAGCAGCCACTGCTAGTGCTGGGCATGGGTAAACTTGGCGCGTATGAGTTAAACCTGAGTTCCGATATCGATCTGATTTTCACCTATCCGGAAGGCGGCGATACCCAGGGCCCGAAGGTAATCACCAATCAGGAATACTTTATTAAGCTAGGTCAGAAATTGATTCTGGCGTTGGACAAAACCACCATTGATGGGTTTGTCTTCCGCACCGATATGCGCCTGCGTCCGTATGGCCAGAGTGGCCCGTTGGTAATGAATTTTGCCTCGATGGAAGAATATTATCAGGACCAGGGCCGTGACTGGGAGCGTTACGCCATGGTGAAAGCCCGGGTAATGACCGGCGAAAATAACGATCATGCCCAAGAGCTGTTAAAAATTCTGCGACCGTTTACCTATCGTGCGTATATCGACTTCAGCGCATTCGAATCTCTCCGCTCAATGAAAGCCATGATTAATGCCGAAGTGCGTCGCCGTGGTTTGGAAATGAACGTCAAATTGGGCCCGGGTGGTATTCGTGAAGTTGAGTTTATTGTTCAGGCCTTCCAATTAATTCGTGGCGGCCAGGATGAACAATTACAAACCCGCGAGCTATTAAAAATTCTCGATATTCTTTCAGGAGATGGCTATTTACCCGCCAGCGCCTGTGATGAATTAAAACAAGCGTATTTATTTTTACGCGACAGCGAACATGCCATTCAGGCATTAAATGATGAACAAACCCAACAACTGCCAGAGGATGATATTAATCAGCTACGGGTTGCCTGTTCATTAGGGTTCGATCATTGGGATGATTACGTTGTTGCATTAAATCAACATCGCGACAAAGTGAAATTTCACTTTGCCCAAATTGTTGCTGCCGAAGAAGACGATGAGGCCGCCCAACAAGAAGAGCACAGCTGGTTGGATTTATGGCACGACGAATTGCACGGTACGGCTGAAGAAGAATTTTTACAACAACACCCGTGTGTGAATTCTGACGCGGTACGTCAACGTTTAACCAAATTCCGTGACTCTAAAGCCGTGGCCATGATGCAACAGATTGGTCGCGAACGCCTTGATGCGTTAATGCCGCTGTTATTAAAAGAATTATGGAGTCATAAAAATCCGGTCGATACATTAGAACGAGTAATCCCACTGTTAGAAGCGGTGTTACGTCGTACTGCTTATTTGGTGTTATTAAAAGAAAATCCACAGGCGTTATGCCAGCTGATTAAACTCTGCGGCGCTTCCGTTTGGGTGGCAGAGTACATCACTAAAACACCTCTGTTATTGGATGAGTTATTAAATCCGGCGAGCCTGTATCGTCTTCCGGAGAAAAAAGAACTCGCTGAAGAATTAGACCTGCGTTTATTGCGTATTGACGAAGATGACCTTGAACAACAAATGGAGCAACTGCGCCAGTTTGTTCGTGCGCATAAATTACGTGCCGCTGCTTGTGAAGTGATGGACGCATTACCGCTGATGAAAGTCAGCGACTATCTCACTTATTTGGCCGAAGTGGTGTTGAATAAAGTGATGTGGTTGTCATGGCAACAAATGGTGGCGAAATACGGCTACCCAACCAATGCCGATAAAGAAGCCGTCACCGAACCGGAATTTGCCGTGATTGGTTATGGCAAAGTGGGCGGTTTAGAGCTGAGCTACAGCTCCGATCTGGATCTGGTTTTCCTTCATAACTCGACACCGAATCGTTATACCAATGGTGATCGTAGCCAGGATAATGGCGTGTTTTATACCCGCATGGGCCAGCGCATGATTCATATTATGACGACACAAACCCGCTCAGGTGATTTGTATGAAGTCGATATGCGCCTGCGTCCATCCGGCAACTCTGGCATGATTGTGGCTTCAATGAAAGCGTTTGATGAATATCAGCAAAACCATGCCTGGACCTGGGAACACCAGGCGCTGGTGCGTGCCCGAGCATTATGTGGCCATGATAATACCATTGGGGAATATCAGAGCATCCGGGAAAAAATTCTGACCCAGCCGCGTGAAGACGACACCCTGAAAAAAGACGTGCGGGAGATGCGCCAGAAAATGAGAGATCATCTGGGTGTTGAGAAAAAGGGTGAAGAAAAAGATGGTAAAAACACAGAAAAATATCACCTGAAACAAGATAAGGGTGGCATTGTCGATATCGAGTTTATTGTGCAGTACGGTGTACTGGCTAACTGCAAAGCACATACGTCGCTGCTTACCTACACCGATAATATGCGCATTCTCGATGGCTTTTCAGAAAGCGGTTTAATGGATAAACAAGATGCGGAGAAACTGCAGCAGATTTATCTGAATTATCGTGCCGAGTCTCACCGCCGGGCGTTACAGAAAGAAAAACTGGTGCTGGATTTGGTAGCTCAACAACAGTTGAATATTGCTGAGCAGAAGGCGGAAGTGATTCGTTTATGGGATCAGTGGCTGGCGTAA
- a CDS encoding methyl-accepting chemotaxis protein produces the protein MWLLLPNDQDFIVNPIYQTFYRQADNFFTAVTSALFVVSLLLASWYNTWTEAFLIGLPALLVPIAISKAAPCSRWSRVAFAVSLMIFSALQIHQAHGLLEMHFSIFVLLAILLYYRDSLPILAAAGTIAVHHLLFNYLQESGANVWVFESRTGINIVLLHAVFVVVESGVLIYLARKSWHEFEQNAELAEIGAHISKQGEVDLTFQIANPKGPFTVATNNFFLLMNDLVSQANQLSMKINDVGENFSRTTQEMSQGANTQHNETDLIATATTQMTASMGEINNHSRQAAEAAQSANSVSQESEQSITAARNTIGDLASNIDRANEVIQNLDSESNNIGSVLSVIQGIAEQTNLLALNAAIEAARAGEQGRGFAVVADEVRTLASRTHESTEEIQGMIERLQKGSGEAVTAMETSKTGVHSSVEQITLTSDRLGTMKQAVAEIYEMNQQIAHALEEQNSAISEVNGNLNTIRDISETTTEQATNANTNAGQLVAMASDLRGLLTQFKV, from the coding sequence ATGTGGTTACTTTTGCCCAACGATCAGGATTTTATTGTGAACCCGATTTATCAGACCTTTTATCGTCAGGCCGATAACTTCTTCACTGCAGTTACCTCCGCCTTATTCGTTGTATCCCTGCTGTTAGCCAGTTGGTATAACACCTGGACCGAAGCCTTTTTAATTGGATTACCCGCTCTGCTGGTGCCTATCGCCATTAGTAAAGCAGCGCCTTGCAGCCGTTGGTCACGTGTTGCATTTGCCGTCTCATTGATGATCTTTTCAGCACTTCAGATTCATCAGGCGCACGGACTGCTGGAAATGCATTTCAGTATTTTTGTCTTGCTCGCCATTCTGTTGTACTACCGCGATTCATTACCAATTCTTGCTGCCGCCGGAACGATTGCCGTCCACCATTTGTTGTTCAATTATTTACAGGAGAGTGGTGCCAACGTTTGGGTGTTTGAATCCCGCACGGGTATCAACATCGTGCTGCTGCATGCGGTTTTTGTTGTAGTTGAATCCGGTGTATTGATTTACCTGGCCCGTAAGAGCTGGCATGAATTTGAGCAAAATGCTGAGCTGGCAGAAATTGGTGCGCACATCAGCAAACAAGGCGAAGTGGATCTCACCTTCCAGATTGCAAATCCGAAAGGACCATTCACTGTTGCGACGAACAATTTCTTTTTATTAATGAATGACCTGGTCAGTCAGGCCAATCAATTGTCGATGAAAATTAATGACGTTGGCGAAAACTTTTCACGTACCACTCAGGAAATGAGTCAAGGTGCCAACACTCAACATAACGAAACCGACCTGATTGCAACGGCCACCACACAAATGACCGCGTCGATGGGAGAAATTAACAACCACTCCCGTCAGGCTGCAGAAGCGGCTCAAAGTGCCAATAGCGTTTCTCAGGAAAGTGAGCAAAGCATTACCGCCGCACGCAATACAATCGGCGACCTGGCGAGCAATATTGACCGTGCCAACGAGGTGATTCAGAACCTCGACAGCGAAAGTAATAATATTGGTTCGGTATTGTCGGTGATTCAGGGCATTGCAGAACAAACCAACCTGCTGGCGTTAAATGCAGCGATTGAAGCGGCGCGCGCTGGTGAACAAGGCCGTGGTTTTGCTGTGGTAGCGGATGAAGTGCGCACCCTGGCCTCTCGTACTCATGAAAGTACCGAAGAAATTCAGGGTATGATTGAGCGCCTGCAAAAAGGTTCGGGTGAAGCTGTGACCGCCATGGAAACCAGTAAAACCGGCGTTCATTCCAGTGTTGAGCAAATCACATTGACCAGTGACCGTCTGGGCACCATGAAACAAGCCGTTGCTGAGATTTATGAAATGAACCAGCAGATTGCTCATGCGCTGGAAGAACAAAACTCAGCAATTTCAGAAGTGAATGGCAACCTGAACACCATTCGCGATATCAGCGAAACCACCACCGAACAAGCCACTAACGCCAATACCAATGCCGGTCAGTTAGTTGCTATGGCCAGTGATTTACGTGGATTGCTGACCCAGTTTAAGGTTTAA
- a CDS encoding DUF2059 domain-containing protein: protein MTSFFTIYRSVCIGLLSLLLTVQVSADTQQTASQLVSASGFISLSKQLPQHFNRGIQDAVDYQKAPESQQQQLLAQAQQAITTANIHHHVEQTVTQSLSASDITALMQWYNSPTGQKISAAQSYAASEAGFEAMMLHVNTLLSEEALLQLAALMDQQLGFVEFIVDLQEYQAFAEYSSQQALKHQSVDLSYFGNQMKQQRDPMRFNAEQLAVISLAYAFRDISREEIRAYEHFLQQPLTQLFLKAAMRGLEKGMQETQQHWLGSITRLQMASE, encoded by the coding sequence ATGACTTCATTTTTCACCATATACCGAAGCGTCTGTATCGGCTTATTGTCCCTGCTGCTCACCGTTCAGGTGAGTGCCGACACACAACAAACGGCCAGCCAACTGGTTTCTGCCTCCGGTTTTATCAGCCTGAGTAAACAACTGCCGCAGCATTTTAATCGTGGCATTCAAGATGCGGTCGACTATCAAAAAGCACCAGAGTCTCAACAACAGCAGTTATTAGCACAGGCGCAACAAGCGATAACAACGGCCAATATTCACCATCACGTCGAGCAGACGGTGACCCAGTCATTATCAGCATCCGATATCACAGCTCTGATGCAGTGGTACAACTCGCCAACAGGTCAAAAGATCAGCGCTGCACAGTCATACGCGGCCAGCGAAGCCGGATTTGAAGCCATGATGTTGCATGTTAATACGCTGTTATCCGAGGAAGCGTTGCTGCAGCTGGCAGCTTTGATGGATCAACAACTTGGCTTTGTCGAGTTTATTGTTGATTTGCAGGAGTATCAGGCATTTGCCGAATATTCCAGCCAACAGGCACTGAAACATCAGTCCGTTGATCTGAGCTATTTTGGCAACCAAATGAAACAACAGCGTGATCCAATGCGGTTTAATGCCGAGCAACTGGCGGTTATCTCACTGGCGTATGCGTTTCGTGACATCAGTCGGGAAGAAATTCGGGCGTATGAACACTTTCTGCAACAACCGCTGACTCAGCTGTTCTTAAAAGCCGCCATGCGTGGATTAGAAAAAGGCATGCAGGAAACCCAGCAACATTGGCTGGGTTCCATCACACGTTTGCAAATGGCGTCAGAATAA
- the mrcB gene encoding penicillin-binding protein 1B, protein MAKSPGQKKTASSTKNSSAKPKPTKPSSAKAAPAKPRKSSPKAAQQKFAKQPFPYKRWFWRFMLIGIVGLAAYMVYLDAQVRAQFDGKKWNLPAKVYARPLILYPGAELNPGQLLAELQWADYKSSRQADVPGTYAQRGDDWIIHRRAFPFWDGSEISRHVQVEIDNQRVKTITTMAGETVPLLRLEPQYIGGIFPAHNEDRELITLDEVPPELIAALVVTEDKAFFDHWGISLRGIARAMMANLQAGQLVQGGSTLTQQLIKNFFLTSERTLSRKIQEALMALLLELHYSKEEILQSYLNEVYLGQAGRRAIHGFGLAARFYFGKSIRELSLSESAMLVGMVKGASYYNPKRNPDRARNRRDLVIGLMAENGIISDKQRILAQGQPLKTANTRRAGQREYPAFLELAKRQLQRDYRLEDLQNDGLRIFTTLDPWVQASVEKAALQHLATLERWQPKQKDQLETAAVITSVDGGEVRALLGSRRTEFFGYNRAASMQRSIGSLAKPAVYLAALNSGRYHWGSSVSDAAVNISGPGGQVWQPKNYDLKSHGKVPMVTALANSYNQATARLGMNVGLEAVVNTFRQLGLKADIPPYPSILLGAIDASPLQVTHMYQTIASQGFYTPLRTIEAVTTADGSTLSSYAIEGEQRFDNQQIEWLRYGLEKVASEGTAKRLGRETNQTLAAKTGTSDDQRDAWLAGFDNRYLGVVWVGRDDNKPMPFAGSSAALPIWLNTFKRIGVQGLPESDNFQWLPVDKLGNQLQQGCSGTLYPFVESAVQVDRQGCYRPEKAQPEKKKSGWLDWLF, encoded by the coding sequence ATGGCCAAGAGTCCCGGGCAGAAAAAAACAGCGTCTTCGACAAAAAACAGCTCTGCTAAACCCAAACCGACTAAACCCAGCTCTGCGAAAGCGGCCCCTGCTAAGCCAAGAAAGAGCAGTCCAAAAGCCGCACAACAGAAATTCGCCAAACAACCTTTCCCTTACAAGCGTTGGTTCTGGCGTTTCATGCTGATTGGTATCGTTGGTCTGGCCGCTTATATGGTGTATCTGGATGCTCAGGTACGCGCTCAGTTTGATGGTAAAAAATGGAATTTACCGGCTAAGGTGTATGCCCGCCCTTTGATTTTGTATCCCGGTGCTGAGTTAAACCCCGGGCAGTTATTGGCTGAACTGCAATGGGCCGATTACAAGTCTTCGCGTCAGGCCGATGTGCCGGGTACTTATGCACAGCGCGGCGATGACTGGATTATTCATCGTCGGGCTTTCCCGTTCTGGGACGGTTCCGAAATTTCAAGACATGTGCAGGTTGAAATTGACAATCAGCGCGTCAAAACCATTACCACCATGGCCGGAGAAACGGTGCCATTGTTGCGGCTGGAACCGCAATATATCGGGGGTATTTTCCCTGCACATAATGAAGATCGTGAGTTAATTACGCTGGATGAGGTTCCACCTGAGTTAATTGCGGCTTTGGTGGTCACAGAAGATAAAGCGTTTTTTGATCATTGGGGCATTTCGTTACGTGGTATTGCCCGGGCCATGATGGCGAATCTGCAGGCCGGGCAGTTGGTTCAGGGGGGCTCAACCCTGACACAGCAGCTGATTAAAAACTTCTTTTTAACCAGCGAACGTACGTTATCGCGGAAAATTCAGGAAGCTCTGATGGCATTGCTGTTAGAGCTGCATTATTCGAAAGAAGAAATTCTTCAGTCGTACCTTAACGAAGTGTATCTGGGGCAGGCCGGGCGTCGTGCCATTCATGGTTTTGGTCTGGCGGCGCGTTTTTATTTTGGTAAATCCATTCGTGAGTTATCGCTTTCTGAATCGGCTATGTTGGTGGGTATGGTAAAAGGGGCTTCGTATTACAACCCCAAGCGTAACCCCGACCGGGCACGAAACCGCCGTGATCTGGTGATTGGTTTGATGGCTGAAAACGGCATTATTTCTGACAAACAACGCATCCTTGCCCAGGGGCAGCCGTTAAAAACCGCCAATACACGACGAGCGGGCCAGCGTGAATATCCGGCCTTTCTGGAGTTAGCGAAACGACAATTGCAACGTGATTATCGTCTGGAAGATTTGCAAAACGATGGCCTGCGGATTTTTACCACGTTGGATCCGTGGGTCCAGGCATCGGTGGAAAAAGCCGCACTGCAGCATTTAGCAACACTGGAACGCTGGCAGCCAAAACAAAAAGATCAGCTCGAAACAGCGGCGGTGATTACCTCGGTGGATGGCGGTGAAGTTCGTGCCTTATTGGGTTCACGCCGTACCGAATTTTTTGGCTATAACCGTGCGGCATCAATGCAACGCTCGATTGGTTCGTTGGCAAAACCAGCGGTCTATTTAGCGGCTCTGAACAGTGGCCGTTATCACTGGGGCAGTTCCGTGAGTGATGCCGCGGTGAATATTTCAGGCCCGGGCGGACAGGTTTGGCAGCCCAAAAACTACGATCTGAAAAGCCATGGCAAAGTACCGATGGTGACGGCTTTGGCCAATTCTTATAACCAGGCGACGGCACGTCTGGGCATGAATGTTGGCTTGGAAGCGGTGGTGAATACCTTCCGTCAGCTGGGGCTGAAAGCCGATATTCCACCGTATCCGTCGATTTTATTGGGCGCCATTGATGCCTCTCCGCTGCAAGTCACCCATATGTATCAAACCATTGCCAGTCAGGGTTTTTATACACCGTTGCGTACCATTGAAGCGGTGACCACAGCTGATGGCAGCACCTTGTCATCGTATGCCATCGAAGGGGAACAGCGTTTCGACAATCAACAAATCGAATGGCTGCGTTATGGTTTGGAAAAGGTGGCCAGCGAAGGCACGGCCAAACGACTGGGTCGTGAAACCAATCAGACCCTGGCCGCGAAAACCGGTACCAGTGATGATCAGCGTGACGCCTGGTTAGCCGGTTTTGATAATCGATACCTGGGCGTTGTTTGGGTTGGCCGCGATGATAATAAGCCAATGCCATTTGCCGGCAGCAGTGCGGCGTTACCAATTTGGCTGAATACCTTTAAGCGTATCGGTGTACAGGGTTTACCGGAATCCGATAATTTCCAATGGCTGCCGGTGGATAAGTTGGGCAATCAACTGCAGCAAGGCTGCTCAGGTACGCTGTACCCATTTGTGGAATCTGCCGTACAGGTTGATCGTCAGGGCTGTTATCGCCCGGAAAAAGCCCAGCCCGAAAAGAAGAAGTCAGGCTGGTTAGATTGGTTATTCTGA
- a CDS encoding tetratricopeptide repeat protein yields MCKQAGIFTTVVLAAFLSACSAPMKQVEPEYEVSSASLPELKQQNGGGTGYPARELELSSLTDGHHHPAIAALFSQAEQARQKHQWHNALKYLDQARQIEPRNPAVLYRQAWVNLKLGKPAQAEQLLLRAKVFSKNAELTRRLDWLLADALSRQGRGSEAKAARERATR; encoded by the coding sequence ATGTGTAAACAAGCGGGTATCTTCACCACTGTCGTGCTGGCGGCTTTTCTCAGTGCCTGTTCGGCGCCAATGAAACAAGTAGAGCCGGAATATGAAGTGAGCTCAGCTTCTTTGCCCGAGCTGAAACAACAAAACGGAGGCGGCACCGGTTACCCGGCTCGTGAGCTGGAATTGTCATCGTTAACGGATGGTCACCATCATCCGGCTATTGCTGCCTTGTTCTCGCAAGCTGAACAGGCGCGACAAAAACATCAATGGCATAACGCGTTAAAGTATCTGGATCAGGCTCGCCAAATAGAACCGCGAAATCCGGCCGTGTTGTATCGCCAGGCCTGGGTCAATCTGAAATTAGGTAAGCCCGCTCAGGCTGAGCAGTTGCTGTTGCGTGCGAAAGTATTCAGTAAAAATGCGGAATTAACCCGACGTCTGGATTGGTTGTTAGCGGATGCGTTAAGTCGTCAGGGAAGGGGAAGTGAAGCAAAAGCCGCACGGGAGCGTGCGACTCGCTGA